The Solanum lycopersicum chromosome 9, SLM_r2.1 genome window below encodes:
- the LOC101246961 gene encoding wound-induced proteinase inhibitor 1 has product MESKFAHIIVFFLLATSFETLMARKEIGGPEVIELLKEYESNLMCKGKRMWPELIGVPAQYAKGIIEKENPFITDVRIGLIGSPGTADFKCFRVRIAVNILDVAVSMPVIG; this is encoded by the exons ATGGAGTCAAAGTTTGCTCACattattgttttctttcttcttgCAACTT ccTTTGAGACTCTCATGGCACGAAAAGAAATTGGTGGACCAGAAGTCATCGAACTTCTAAAGGAATATGAATCTAACTTGATGTGCAAAG GAAAACGAATGTGGCCAGAACTTATTGGTGTACCAGCACAATATGCTAAGGGAataattgaaaaggaaaatccATTCATAACTGATGTTCGGATAGGATTGATTGGTTCTCCAGGCACAGCTGATTTTAAGTGTTTTCGAGTTCGTATTGCTGTAAACATCTTGGATGTTGCTGTATCAATGCCTGTGATTGGTTAA
- the LOC138338652 gene encoding uncharacterized protein, giving the protein MVDDNSTTERVEASEGGQLHNNLILRLEHKISQLEEEVANMRDLAKLSISLGTQFGENIDNPPNQTATPDNPPIHISPPEPIRPNAFPPPHAQNTQFPFHHYYQHTKPTVPETTPNTNIPHTFGNNNPNPIYVETAPLTHDLHESESHQKDILIKNLTERLDNLTNRVQHVEGNKRLGGLGYEDLCMHPDVELPEGYKLPKFETFNGTGDPKAHLRMYCDKLVGVGRDERILMKLFMRSLTGEALSWYIEQDSRKWIKWVDMATDFMNRFGFNIENAPDWFYIQNLKKKPSESFREYAIRWRSEAARARPPMEESQMKDYFIRAQEPQYYDRMMLVAEKSFAEIIKLGERIEEGIKNGTIINLEALQATNKALQSGGMTENRKKTGSVMMAHGTRTPLRHKTTNPPPSPYPHTPYLHTPYPQHPSAPPPISPQPMPIYYQNAPPQYLHASYPVYNVQPTHFQTPPPTQTPNYRNRPSYERRPTKTYTPLAEPIAQLYERLKQAGYVSPIPALPVDVRAKWYDPNKVCAYHSGMKGHTTEVCRALKDKVQMLIDTKTIQLKDPTPNVANNPLPNHQVNMVEAGDVWDWEESIWSVETEEAMPTTAQAPLIVQGLAPFEVEVAAPRPPFAVYKASSPTQCDTHAVPWDYNKRETNVEETDVATGVTRSGRIYTSENLVQGSSSKSKAPIVELEDQSIWKKVKAKEYSVIEQLSKTPSQISILELLQSSETHRDALLKILGEAYVPSNITHGEVSQMVGQVFEAYKISFHKDELPIEGTTHNKALYISVQYQDKVINKALVDAGSGLNICPLSTLTRLGVDSAKIQTWKMNVRAFDGSQRGTIGEITLDMLIGPVTFPIAFQILDIPSSYNLLLGRPWIHMAGAVPSTLHQCLKFEWDYEEVVVHGEKGHPVYTIEGRENRDGEMYHTVELVGNIELQPWFSQKIIDMMAWFGFELGKGLGAKLQGIVEPIQPVRHSTTFGFGYKYTTEEWLDWRPPRDGYYYPLKKPIPPLYQSFRSAGFMGDNIDEISDDLKGLSLTKEEGKVCNVVINEEEKGGPSGSKEAKISVSYWTSTPSRPRRASG; this is encoded by the coding sequence ATGGTTGACGACAACAGCACCACTGAAAGGGTAGAAGCTTCTGAGGGAGGACAACTTCATAATAATCTTATCCTAAGACTCGAGCACAAGATTTCGCAATTGGAAGAAGAGGTAGCCAACATGCGTGATTTGGCCAAGTTGTCTATCTCTCTTGGAACCCAATTTGGAGAAAACATAGACAATCCTCCTAATCAAACAGCCACGCCAGACAATCCTCCAATCCATATATCCCCACCTGAACCCATTCGTCCAAATGCCTTTCCACCACCCCACGCCCAAAATACCCAATTTCCATTTCACCACTATTACCAACATACCAAACCAACTGTCCCAGAAACAACCCCAAACACAAATATCCCACATACTTTTGGGAACAACAATCCCAATCCCATATACGTTGAAACTGCCCCTCTGACTCATGACCTCCATGAGTCAGAGTCCCATCAGAAAGACATCTTAATAAAAAACCTGACTGAGAGATTAGACAACTTGACCAACAGGGTACAACACGTGGAAGGCAACAAAAGGTTGGGAGGATTGGGCTATGAAGATCTGTGCATGCATCCTGATGTGGAACTGCCCGAAGGATACAAGCTTCCGAAGTTTGAGACGTTCAATGGCACTGGGGATCCCAAAGCCCACCTACGAATGTATTGCGACAAACTTGTAGGGGTGGGGAGAGATGAGAGGATACTCATGAAGTTGTTCATGAGAAGTCTTACTGGGGAGGCCCTATCATGGTACATTGAGCAAGACTCGCGGAAATGGATAAAATGGGTTGATATGGCAACTGACTTCATGAATAGGTTTGGTTTCAATATTGAAAATGCGCCTGATTGGTTTTACATTCAGAACCTAAAGAAGAAACCAAGTGAATCCTTCAGAGAATATGCCATAAGATGGAGGTCTGAGGCGGCTAGGGCCAGACCCCCTATGGAAGAATCTCAAATGAAAGACTATTTCATCCGTGCCCAAGAACCACAATACTATGACCGAATGATGCTGGTGGCTGAAAAGAGTTTCGCTGAAATCATCAAACTAGGCGAAAGAATTGAAGAAGGCATAAAGAATGGGACTATCATCAACTTGGAGGCTTTACAAGCAACCAACAAGGCTCTGCAATCTGGTGGAATGACAGAGAATCGAAAGAAAACAGGTTCTGTAATGATGGCTCATGGAACTAGGACCCCTTTGAGGCATAAGACAACAAACCCACCACCATCCCCATACCCTCACACCCCATACCTTCACACCCCATACCCTCAACATCCCTCAGCTCCACCCCCTATATCTCCCCAACCCATGCCAATATATTACCAAAATGCTCCTCCTCAATATTTGCATGCCTCATATCCTGTCTATAATGTTCAACCAACACACTTCCAAACTCCACCACCCACTCAAACACCAAATTACCGAAACAGACCTTCCTATGAAAGAAGACCTACAAAAACCTATACCCCTTTGGCTGAACCCATAGCACAACTTTATGAGAGACTGAAACAAGCTGGGTACGTCTCTCCAATTCCTGCATTACCTGTGGACGTTCGCGCGAAATGGTACGACCCTAACAAGGTCTGCGCCTACCATTCTGGGATGAAGGGCCACACCACCGAAGTTTGCAGAGCCCTTAAGGATAAGGTTCAAATGTTGATTGATACAAAGACCATCCAACTGAAGGATCCTACACCGAATGTTGCGAATAATCCTCTCCCTAACCATCAAGTCAACATGGTGGAAGCTGGTGATGTCTGGGATTGGGAAGAATCTATCTGGTCCGTCGAAACAGAGGAAGCCATGCCTACCACTGCCCAGGCACCACTAATAGTGCAAGGACTCGCCCCATTTGAAGTAGAAGTTGCTGCACCCAGACCACCATTCGCTGTCTATAAGGCATCCTCCCCAACACAATGTGACACACATGCTGTACCTTGGGATTACAACAAAAGAGAAACAAATGTGGAAGAGACAGATGTTGCAACAGGGGTCACCAGATCTGGAAGAATTTACACTTCTGAAAATTTGGTTCAGGGAAGCTCTAGCAAATCCAAAGCGCCAATCGTAGAGCTCGAGGATCAAAGTATTTGGAAAAAGGTTAAAGCGAAAGAATACTCTGTCATTGAGCAGCTGAGTAAAACCCCTTCCCAAATATCAATTCTGGAGTTACTACAATCTTCCGAAACTCATCGAGATGCCCTTCTGAAGATCCTTGGTGAAGCTTATGTCCCGTCCAACATCACTCATGGAGAGGTATCCCAAATGGTGGGGCAGGTCTTTGAGGCTTACAAAATATCTTTTCACAAAGATGAACTGCCAATCGAAGGAACAACTCACAATAAAGCTTTGTACATTTCGGTTCAGTATCAGGATAAGGTGATAAACAAAGCATTAGTTGATGCAGGTTCAGGTTTAAACATTTGCCCTCTGAGCACACTGACGAGGCTGGGTGTGGATAGTGCAAAAATTCAGACATGGAAGATGAATGTGAGAGCATTTGACGGCTCTCAGAGAGGCACTATTGGGGAGATAACCTTGGACATGCTCATTGGTCCTGTCACTTTCCCCatagctttccaaattttggaCATCCCTTCATCGTACAACTTATTATTGGGTCGTCCATGGATTCATATGGCTGGAGCGGTTCCATCTACTCTTCACCAATGCCTGAAGTTTGAATGGGATTATGAAGAGGTTGTGGTCCATGGGGAAAAAGGGCATCCTGTATACACGATTGAAGGAAGAGAGAATAGGGATGGCGAAATGTACCATACAGTGGAGCTTGTTGGTAATATTGAGTTGCAACCTTGGTTCAGCCAAAAAATCATAGATATGATGGCCTGGTTCGGTTTCGAGCTTGGGAAAGGTTTGGGAGCTAAATTACAAGGGATAGTCGAACCTATACAGCCTGTTCGACATTCCACCACTTTTGGTTTTGGTTATAAATACACCACCGAAGAATGGCTCGATTGGCGACCACCTAGAGATGGGTACTACTATCCATTGAAGAAACCCATACCGCCATTGTATCAATCATTTCGATCAGCAGGTTTCATGGGAGACAATATTGATGAGATCTCAGACGACTTGAAGGGGTTATCACTAACCAAAGAAGAAGGGAAAGTTTGCAACGTCGTGATCAACGAGGAGGAGAAAGGGGGCCCTAGTGGAAGCAAGGAGGCAAAGATCAGCGTCAGCTACTGGACCTCGACTCCATCCAGACCTCGTCGAGCATCTGGGTAG